Part of the Desulfolutivibrio sulfoxidireducens genome is shown below.
CGGTCTCCTTGCGGCCGTGGGTCTCCACCACGCCGCACACCACGTCCAGGCCTTCGGCCCTTTTTTGTCCGGCGGCCTCGAGCATGGCATAGGTCTTGCCCACCCCGGGGGCCATGCCCAAAAATATCCGCAGGCGGCCCCGGCGCTTGTGGTCCTCCTCACGGCGGGCCATCTCCAAAAGGGCATCGGGATTGGGGCGGTTGTCCTCGTCGCGCATGGTCCCACCTTACCGCGTCCCGGCCGCGTCATCCAGGGGGGAGGGCGACGCGGACGCCTTCCCCAGGTCGTCCAGGGCCAGGTTAAGGGCCAGGACGTTGACCCTCGCCTCTCCCCAAAACCCCCACAGCCGCCCTTCCACGCGGGAATCGACCAACCCCCGCACCACGTCCTCGGGCAGGCCCCGGGCCCGGGCCACGGCCGGGACCTGGAGATGGGCCCCGGCCGGCGTAACGTGCGGATCAAGGCCGCTGCCCGAGGCCGTGACCATGTCCACGGGAACGGCCACCTTTGGGCCGTAGGCCTCCCGCAGCCCGGCGATCCTGTCGGCCACGGCCGCGGCCAGGGCCGGGTTGGAGGGGGCGAGGTTGGACCCGGACGAGGCGGCGGCGTCATAGGGCCTGGCCGATGTGGCCGAGGGGCGGCCGTGGAAATACCCGGGGCTTACGAAAGACTGGCCCACAAGAGCCGACCCCACGATCTCGCCGTTTTTCAGCATCAGGCTTCCCCCGGCCTGGTCCGGAAAAACCGTCCGGGCCAGGAGGGTCATGCCCAGGGGATAGGCCAGCCCGGTCAGGCCGGTCAAAACAAGCAGCAGCAGAAGGGCCGAAAGCGGCTCGCGCCATTTCGCGGTATCCATCGCCTCGCTCCTAGGCCAGTCCCATGGCCGCAAGGGCCATGTCGATGAGTTTGATGCCCGCAAAGGGCACGACCATGCCGCCCCCGCCGAAGATGACCAGATTGCGCCGCAGGGCCGTGGCCGCCGGCAGGGGCACGTAGCGCACGCCCCGAAGCGCCAGGGGGATCAGGACCACGATGATCAGGGCGTTGAAGATAAGCGCCGAAAGCACGGCCGAGCGCGGGGTGGACAGGCCCATGACGTCGAGCACGGCCAGTTGGGGGTAGATGCCCGCGAAGACCGCCGGGATGATGGCGAAATACTTGGCGATGTCGTTGGAGATGCTAAACGTGGTCAGGGACCCCCGGGTCATGAGCAGTTGCTTGCCGATGGACACCACCTCCAAAAGCTTGGTCGGGTTGGAGTCCAGATCGACCATGTTCCCGGCCTCCTTGGCCGCCTGGGTGCCGGAATTCATGGCCACGCCCACGTCGGCCTGGGCCAGGGCCGGGGCGTCGTTGGTGCCGTCGCCGGTCATGGCCACCATGCGGCCCTCGGCCTGGTAACGGCGGATGCGATCGAGCTTGGCCTCGGGGGTGGCCTCGGCCAGAAAGTCGTCCACCCCGGCCTCGGCGGCGATGGCCGCGGCCGTGAGCGCGTTGTCGCCGGTGACCATGACCGTCTTTATGCCCATGGCCCGAAGCTCGGCAAAGCGTTCCCGGATGCCGCCCTTGACGATGTCCTTGAGCCACACCGCGCCCAGGGCCCGACCGTTCTCGCACACCAGAAGGGGCGTGCCCCCGGACCGGGCGATCTCGCGCACGGCCAGGTCCACCTCCATGGGCAGTCCGCCCCCGGCCTGCTCGATCAAAAGCCGCACCGCGTCGAGGGCGCCCTTGCGGATGGTCCGGCCGGGCAGGTTGACCCCGGACAGGCGGGTTCGGGCGGTAAAGGGCACGAAGGAGGCCCCGAGCCCGGCCAGGTCCCGGCCCCGGATGTCGAAGCGCTTCTTGGCCAGGATCACGATGGAGCGGCCCTCGGGGGTGTCGTCGGCCAGGGAGGCCAGTTGCGCCGCGTCGGCCAGCTCCCGCTCGCCGACTCCCGGGGCGGGCAGGAAGGCCGCGGCCTGGCGGTTGCCCAGGGTGATGGTCCCGGTCTTGTCCAAAAGCAGGACGTCCACATCCCCGGCGGCCTCCACGGCCCGGCCCGAGGTGGCGATGACCCCGGCCCGGATCAGCCGGTCCATGCCCGCGATGCCGATGGCCGACAACAGCCCGCCGATGGTGGTGGGGGCCAGGCACACGAACAGGGCGGCCAGGGCGGCCAGGCTCACGGCCGAGCCGCTCCCGGAGGCCTCGGCGGCAAAGGCGGACAGGGGATGCAGGGTGACGCACACCACCAGAAAGACCAGGGTCAGGGCGGCCAGAAGGATGTTCAGGGCGATCTCGTTGGGGGTCTTGCGCCGGCTGGCCCCCTCCACCAGGGAGATCATCCGGTCCAGGAAGGTCTCGCCGGGGTCGGCGGCCACCCGGATCACCAGCCAGTCCGTGAGCACCCGGGTGCCGCCGGTGACCGCGCTGCGGTCGCCCCCGGCCTCGCGGATGACCGGGGCGCTCTCGCCGGTGATGGCCGATTCGTCCACCGAGGCGATGCCCTCCAGGATCTCCCCGTCGCAGGGGATGGTGTCCCCGGCCGAGGCCAGGACCACGTCGCCCCGGCGCAGGGTGTCGGCCAAAACCTCGGCCACCAGGGCGTCGCGGCTGGTGGAGGCCAGCTTCTTGGCCGTGACCCCCCGGCGCAGGCCCCGCAGGGCCGCGGCCTGGGCCTTGCCCCGGCCCTCGGCCACGGCCTCGGCGAAGTTGGCGAAAAGGACCGTGGCCCACAGCCAGAAGGACACCGAGGCCACGAAGCCAAACGGGGCGTCGCCCTGTCCCATCCCGGCCTGGACGGCCCACAGGGTGGTCATGACCGCCCCCACGTAGACCGTGAAGATGACCGGATTGCGGGCCTGGGACGCGGGAGAGAGTTTTTTTACGGAATCGGCCATGGCCTGGCGGAGAATGGCCGCATCGAACAGGGGCCGTGTTTTTTTCGTATCGTCGGACATGCGTTTGTCTCCTTACCGGGCGCCGTGCAGGGCCAGATGTTCGGCCACAGGGCCAAGGGCCAGGGCGGGCACGAAGGTCAACGCCCCCACCAGAAGGACCACGGCCGCAAGCATGGCCACGAAAAGCGGGCCGTGGGTGGGCAGGGTTCCCGGCCCACCGGGCAGGATCCTCTTCCCGGCCAATGACCCGGCCACGGCCAGGACCGGGACCACCAGCCAGTAGCGGGACACGAACATGGCCACGGCCCCGGCCAGGGTGTAGAAGGGGCCGCCGGCCGAAAGCCCGGCAAAGGCGCTGCCGTTGTTGTTGCCCATGGAGGAAAAGGCATAGAGCATCTGGCTTAGGCCGTGCGGTCCGGGATTGGACACGGCCCCGGGCGGACCGACGACGCAGGCCAGGGCCGTGCCGGCAAGGCACGCGAAAGGCGGGATGAGGATGACCAGGGCGGCCATCTTGGTCTCGAAGGGCTCGATCTTCTTGCCCAGGTATTCCGGGGTGCGGCCCACCATGAGCCCGGCCACGAACACCGTGATCACGGCGAACACGATCATGCCGTAGAGCCCCGAGCCCACGCCCCCGAAGACCACCTCCCCGAGCTGCATGAGCAGCATGGGCCACATGCCCCCAAGCGGGGTGAAGCTGTCGTGCATGGCATTGACCGAGCCGTTGGACGCGGCCGTGGTGGCCGTGGCCCACAGGGCCGATCCGGCCACGCCGAAGCGGACCTCCTTGCCCTCCATGTTGCCGCCGGGGCCTCCGGCCTCGCCCGGAACCCGCGCCTGGTCCACCCCGAGGACGGCCAGGGCCGGGTTCCCGGCCTGTTCGGCGTAAAGGGTCAACAGGGCAAACCCGGCGAACAAAAGGGTCATGACCACCAAAAGGGCCACGCCCTGCCGCCGGTCCCGGACCATGATCCCGAAGGTGGCGCAAAAGGCCGCCGGGATGAGCAGGATGGCCAGCATCTCCAGCAGATTGGACAGGGGCGTGGGGTTTTCCAAAGGATGGGCGGAGTTGACGTTGTAATACCCGCCGCCGTTGGTCCCTAGCTGCTTGACGGCCACCTGGGAGGCCACCGGGCCAAGGGCGATGACCTGCCCGGCCGGTCCCTCGGCGGCCCGGGCCTGGCCGTCGGCCGGCTGAGGCCTCGCGCCCGGGTCCAGGATCCGGGCCGTGGCCGAGGCCTCAAGGGTCTGGGGCACGCCCTGCCAGACCAGGGCCAGGGCCAGGACCACGGACAGGGGCAAAAGCACATAGAGCACCGAGCGCACCAGATCCACCCGGAAATTGCCCACCCGGTCCGTCTCCCTCCGGGCGAACCCCCGGATGAGCGCGACGGCCACGGCCATGCCCGAGCCCGCGGACACGAAGTTCTGCACGGTCAGGGCGGCCATCTGGGTCAGGTGGCTCATGGTGGTCTCCCCGCCGTAGCTTTGCCAGTTGGTGTTGGTGGCGAAGCTTACGGCGGTGTTTATGGCCACGAAGGGGTCCACCCCGGGCAGTCCGGCGGGATTTCCGGGCAACCCGCCCTGAAGGCGCTGGATGAGGTAGACGGCCAGGACGCCCAGGGCGTTGAGCCACAAAAAGTCCCGGGCATAGGCCTTCCAGTCCGTTTCCGCCTCGGGGTTCACCAGGCACAGGCGATAGAGGAACCGCTCCGGCGAACCGAGCACCCGGTCCAGGCCGCAGGCCCGTCCCTCGTACACCCGGGCCATGTAGGCCCCGAGCGGCCAGGCCAGGATCAGAAGCGCGGCCGTAAAAAACGCCGCATGCGCCAAGTGTATTCCGTTCATTCGAACCACTCCGGTTTGCACAGTGCGGCCAAAAGATAGACGAACAGACCGATGGTCACGGCCAGGGCGAAAATGTCCATGCTCACCTCTTTCCCAGGCGGGCCACCAGTTCCACCAATCCGAAGGTTGCCAGCACCAGGGCCAGGATAAATCCGATCATGATCACATCGTGCATGGGGTCCTCCTTTTCGCATCGAGTCGAGGACACTCTAGCGGGCCGGGTGTTAACACAGTGTAAAAAGACCGGGCTGGAGCGTTAATATTGTGTGAAGACGGCCAGGCCCCTCACCGCCCTTGTCCGGGCCGAGCCTGGACGAGGGCGGTCTTTTCCCCGGACGGGACACTTTGTCCGAAAAATCGGACATCCGCGCCGGCGTCCGAATCCCCGGACAGGGTTTTTCTTTACCCCCACCCTGCTTTAAGCCTATTCTCAGGCATTCGGACATGTCCGCCCGGGGCGGCATCCGCCCGGATCGGCGCTGTTTCCGAAGTCCGACGAGCCCTGTCCGAAATATCGGACAGGGCCTGGACCGCATGGCCAGAGCTATCCCTAACCTGTTCCCATTGCACGATTTTTTAAAAATGCGCCGGCCGGCACGCAAGTTGCCTAGGACCGTGTGGCGCGCACGGAATTGGCGCGTCCCGCCGGGAAGCGGCGCAAAAACCAACCGGAGTGACGTCCCCATGACCGCGAACGCCCTGATCAAGGATTTCCAGGACATCCTGGGCAAGGACAACGTGCTTACCGCCGAGACCGACCGCTACGCCTATTCCTACGATTCGGCCGTGCTTGACCCGGCCGTGCCCGGGGTGGTGGTCCGGCCCACGGACGTTTCCGGCCTGGGCAAGGTGGTCAAACTGTGTAACGACGCCGGGGCCCCTCTGACCGTACGCGGCTCGGGCACCAACCTCTCGGGCGGGACCATCCCCAAGGCCGGCGGGGTGGTGGCGCTCACGGGCGCGCTCAATAAAATCCTCGAGATCAACACCGAGGATCTCTACGCCCGGGTCGAACCCGGGGTGATCACCGCCAAATTCGCGGCCGAGGTCCAGGCCAAGGGGCTTTTCTATCCGCCCGACCCGGGCAGCCAGGCCGTATCCACGCTGGGCGGCAACGTGGCCGAGAACGCCGGGGGGCTTCGGGGCCTCAAATACGGCGTGACCAAGGACTACGTCATGGGGGTGCACTTCTTCGACACCGACGGCGAGCTGATCAAGGCCGGGGGCCGCACGGTCAAATGCGTCTCGGGACTGAACCTCGCCGGGCTCATGGTCGGATCGGAAGGGACCCTCGGGGTCCTCAGCGAGATTTTCCTGAAGCTCGTGCCCCCGCCGGCCGCGGCCAAGGCCATGATGGCCATCTTCGACGACGTGGAGGCCGCCTCCCGGACCGTCTCGGCCATCATCGCGGCCAAGATCGTGCCCGCCACCCTGGAATTTCTGGACAACTTCACCATCCGGACCGTGGAGGAATTCAGCCACGCCGGGCTGCCCGTGGAGGCCAAGGCGCTTTTGCTCATCGAGGTGGACGGCCATCCGGGCATGGTCGAGGAGGATGCGGCCAAGGTGGAGGAACTGTGTCGGGCTCACGGGGCCAAACGCATCCAGGTGGCCAAGGACGCGGCCGAGCGCAACAAGGTCTGGGAGGCCCGGCGCGCCGCGCTTTCGGCCCTGGCCCGGGTGTCCCCGACCACGGTCCTGGAGGACGCCACAGTGCCGCGCAGCAAGGTCCCGGACATGATCAAGGCCCTGGACGGGATCGCGGCCAAGTACAAGCTGACCATCGGCACCTTCGGCCACGCCGGCGACGGCAACCTGCACCCGACCATCCTCACGGACAAGCGCAATACCGAGGAATGGCACCGGGTCGAGGAGGCCGTGACCGAAATCTTCGACGTGGCCCTGTCCCTTGGCGGCACGCTCTCGGGCGAACACGGCATCGGCCTGGCCAAGGCCAAGTACCTGGAAAAGGAGACCACCCGGGGCACCATCCTGTATTCGCGCCGCCTGAAAAAGGCCCTCGATCCCAAGGGCATTCTCAATCCCGGCAAGATCATGGGGGAATGACATGGGCGACGTGAAAGAGCTGTTGCGCCTTCTTGGCCAAATCGACGACGAACTCGTGTCCTGCATGCGCTGCGGCATGTGCCAGGCCGTGTGCCCGATCTATGCCGAGACCGGCCTCGAGGCCCATGTGGCCCGGGGCAAGATCGCCCTTTTGGAGGGCCTGGCCCACGAGGCCCTGAAAGACCCCCAGGCGGTCATGGACCGCCTGGACATGTGTCTTTTGTGCGGATCCTGCGCGGCGGGATGCCCCAGCGGGGTCAAGGTCCTGGACATCTTCCTCAAGGCCAAGGCCTTTCTGGCCGGCTACCTGGGCCTGCCCCCGGCCCAGAAGGCGATTTTGCGCGGGCTTCTGGCCAACCGCACGGTCTTCGGCTCGGTGATGACCGTGGCCGCGAAGCTCCAGGGGCTGGTGACCAGGCCGGCCAACGAGGTCATCGGCACCTCGTGCGCGGTGTTCGGCGGCATCCTGGGCGGCCGGCACTTCATGCCCCTGGCCAAAACCGCCTTTCACACGTCCCTGCCGGCCACGCGCCTGCCCGCCCGAAGCGGACAGCCCACTGTGGCCTTTTTCTACGGATGCATGGTGGACCGGATGTTCCCGCGCATCGGGCAGGCGGTCATGAAGGTCCTTCTCCATCACGGCGTCGGGGTCCTGTCGCCCACGGACCAGGTCTGCTGCGGCATCCCGGCCCTGTCCGCCGGGGACCTCAAGACCTTCGAGAAGCTGGTCACGGAAAACGTCGCGGTCTTCGGGGACGCGGCCTTTGACGTGCTGGTCACCCCCTGCGCCACCTGTACCTCGACCATCAAAAAAATCTGGCCGGACATGTGTGACGGCCTGCCCGGCGAGATACGGGCCAAGGCCAAGGCCCTGGCGGCCAAGACCATGGATATCAGCGAATTTCTGGTCAAGAACCTGGGGCTTGCCGCCCCGGCGGCCCCGCCGGCCGGCGGGAAAAAGACCAAGGTGACCGTGCACGACCCCTGCCACCT
Proteins encoded:
- the kdpC gene encoding potassium-transporting ATPase subunit KdpC, yielding MDTAKWREPLSALLLLLVLTGLTGLAYPLGMTLLARTVFPDQAGGSLMLKNGEIVGSALVGQSFVSPGYFHGRPSATSARPYDAAASSGSNLAPSNPALAAAVADRIAGLREAYGPKVAVPVDMVTASGSGLDPHVTPAGAHLQVPAVARARGLPEDVVRGLVDSRVEGRLWGFWGEARVNVLALNLALDDLGKASASPSPLDDAAGTR
- the kdpB gene encoding potassium-transporting ATPase subunit KdpB, with amino-acid sequence MSDDTKKTRPLFDAAILRQAMADSVKKLSPASQARNPVIFTVYVGAVMTTLWAVQAGMGQGDAPFGFVASVSFWLWATVLFANFAEAVAEGRGKAQAAALRGLRRGVTAKKLASTSRDALVAEVLADTLRRGDVVLASAGDTIPCDGEILEGIASVDESAITGESAPVIREAGGDRSAVTGGTRVLTDWLVIRVAADPGETFLDRMISLVEGASRRKTPNEIALNILLAALTLVFLVVCVTLHPLSAFAAEASGSGSAVSLAALAALFVCLAPTTIGGLLSAIGIAGMDRLIRAGVIATSGRAVEAAGDVDVLLLDKTGTITLGNRQAAAFLPAPGVGERELADAAQLASLADDTPEGRSIVILAKKRFDIRGRDLAGLGASFVPFTARTRLSGVNLPGRTIRKGALDAVRLLIEQAGGGLPMEVDLAVREIARSGGTPLLVCENGRALGAVWLKDIVKGGIRERFAELRAMGIKTVMVTGDNALTAAAIAAEAGVDDFLAEATPEAKLDRIRRYQAEGRMVAMTGDGTNDAPALAQADVGVAMNSGTQAAKEAGNMVDLDSNPTKLLEVVSIGKQLLMTRGSLTTFSISNDIAKYFAIIPAVFAGIYPQLAVLDVMGLSTPRSAVLSALIFNALIIVVLIPLALRGVRYVPLPAATALRRNLVIFGGGGMVVPFAGIKLIDMALAAMGLA
- the kdpA gene encoding potassium-transporting ATPase subunit KdpA, coding for MNGIHLAHAAFFTAALLILAWPLGAYMARVYEGRACGLDRVLGSPERFLYRLCLVNPEAETDWKAYARDFLWLNALGVLAVYLIQRLQGGLPGNPAGLPGVDPFVAINTAVSFATNTNWQSYGGETTMSHLTQMAALTVQNFVSAGSGMAVAVALIRGFARRETDRVGNFRVDLVRSVLYVLLPLSVVLALALVWQGVPQTLEASATARILDPGARPQPADGQARAAEGPAGQVIALGPVASQVAVKQLGTNGGGYYNVNSAHPLENPTPLSNLLEMLAILLIPAAFCATFGIMVRDRRQGVALLVVMTLLFAGFALLTLYAEQAGNPALAVLGVDQARVPGEAGGPGGNMEGKEVRFGVAGSALWATATTAASNGSVNAMHDSFTPLGGMWPMLLMQLGEVVFGGVGSGLYGMIVFAVITVFVAGLMVGRTPEYLGKKIEPFETKMAALVILIPPFACLAGTALACVVGPPGAVSNPGPHGLSQMLYAFSSMGNNNGSAFAGLSAGGPFYTLAGAVAMFVSRYWLVVPVLAVAGSLAGKRILPGGPGTLPTHGPLFVAMLAAVVLLVGALTFVPALALGPVAEHLALHGAR
- the kdpF gene encoding K(+)-transporting ATPase subunit F, with the protein product MDIFALAVTIGLFVYLLAALCKPEWFE
- a CDS encoding FAD-linked oxidase C-terminal domain-containing protein: MTANALIKDFQDILGKDNVLTAETDRYAYSYDSAVLDPAVPGVVVRPTDVSGLGKVVKLCNDAGAPLTVRGSGTNLSGGTIPKAGGVVALTGALNKILEINTEDLYARVEPGVITAKFAAEVQAKGLFYPPDPGSQAVSTLGGNVAENAGGLRGLKYGVTKDYVMGVHFFDTDGELIKAGGRTVKCVSGLNLAGLMVGSEGTLGVLSEIFLKLVPPPAAAKAMMAIFDDVEAASRTVSAIIAAKIVPATLEFLDNFTIRTVEEFSHAGLPVEAKALLLIEVDGHPGMVEEDAAKVEELCRAHGAKRIQVAKDAAERNKVWEARRAALSALARVSPTTVLEDATVPRSKVPDMIKALDGIAAKYKLTIGTFGHAGDGNLHPTILTDKRNTEEWHRVEEAVTEIFDVALSLGGTLSGEHGIGLAKAKYLEKETTRGTILYSRRLKKALDPKGILNPGKIMGE
- a CDS encoding (Fe-S)-binding protein; translation: MGDVKELLRLLGQIDDELVSCMRCGMCQAVCPIYAETGLEAHVARGKIALLEGLAHEALKDPQAVMDRLDMCLLCGSCAAGCPSGVKVLDIFLKAKAFLAGYLGLPPAQKAILRGLLANRTVFGSVMTVAAKLQGLVTRPANEVIGTSCAVFGGILGGRHFMPLAKTAFHTSLPATRLPARSGQPTVAFFYGCMVDRMFPRIGQAVMKVLLHHGVGVLSPTDQVCCGIPALSAGDLKTFEKLVTENVAVFGDAAFDVLVTPCATCTSTIKKIWPDMCDGLPGEIRAKAKALAAKTMDISEFLVKNLGLAAPAAPPAGGKKTKVTVHDPCHLKKSLGVFAEPRAVIAQNPEVEIVEMAASDACCGCGGSFTLKHYDISGRIGKRKRDAVVASGASVVTAGCPACLLQLSDMLSKAGDAVTVMHPVEIYAQALDQGGPGTGGNTP